The genomic segment ACTTTTTATATTAGCTTGTTTAAGTGCAGTAGTTTCTATAGTTAGTTTTTCAAATACATATATATCTAAAAGATTTAATATAGAATATAATAAGATGTCACAAATGATTTTATTTGCATCATTTTGCATATCAACAATAGGTCTAAATAAAATACTTGTATATTCAATTCCTATTTTATTATTTATATACCCAATATTTTTCACTATAATATTGCTTGAAGCGTTAAGTAAAATATATTCTGGGGATATTTGGATATATAGGTTAACAGTATATGTAGTAACATGTATAAGTTTTTTAAATGTAGCATTACAATTTTTAAAAATTCAAGAAATTAATTGGATTTATCCAACTTTAATTGTATTTATAATTTTATTAATATATAAAAAATATTTTGTTAAGGAGAATAGATAATGGAAAAAAGATATGAATTAAATAAAAATTTAGCACAAATGTTAAAAGGTGGAGTAATAATGGATGTTTCTACACCTGAACAAGCTATAATTGCAGAACGTGCAGGAGCTGCAGCTGTTATGGCACTTGAAAGAATACCAGCTGATATAAGGGCAGTTGGAGGAGTTGCTAGAATGAGTGATCCTAAAATGATACAAAGTATACAAGAAGTAGTTAGTATACCAGTAATGGCTAAAGCAAGAATAGGACATTTTGTAGAAGCTCAAATATTAGAAGCTATAGAAATAGATTATATAGATGAATCAGAGGTTTTATCACCAGCTGATGATAAATTACATATTAATAAAAGAAAATTTAATGTTCCTTTTGTATGTGGAGCTAAGGATTTAGGGGAAGCATTAAGAAGAATAAATGAAGGTGCAGCTATGATAAGAACTAAAGGTGAACCTGGAACAGGAGATATAGTTCAAGCTGTTAGACATATGAGAAAAATGCAAGAAGATATTAGAAGAATAACTTCTATGACTGAAGACGAGTTATACAATGTTGCAAAAGAACTTCAAGTACCTTATGATTTAGTTCTATATGTTCATGAAAATGGTAAATTACCAGTAGTTAATTTTGCAGCAGGTGGAGTTGCAACTCCAGCAGATGCAGCACTTATGATGCAACTTGGAGCAGAGGGAGTTTTTGTAGGTTCTGGAATATTTAAATCTGGAGATCCTGAAAAAAGAGCTCGTGCTATAGTACAAGCGGTTACAAACTATAATGATCCTAAAGTTCTTGCAGAAGTTTCTAAAGACTTAGGTGAAGCTATGGTTGGAATTAATGAATCTGAAATTAAAATATTAATGGCAGAAAGAGGAAAATAATGAAAATAGGAATACTTGCATTGCAAGGAGCATTTATAGAACATAAATATATGTTAGATAAATTAGGGGTTGAAAGTTTTGAAATAAGACAAAAAAAAGATCTTGAAAATAATATGGATGGACTAATTCTTCCAGGTGGAGAAAGTTCAGTTATGGGTAAACTTTTACGTGATTTAGATTTATTTGATATATTAAAAAATAAAATAGAAAATGGATTACCTGTATTTGGTACTTGTGCAGGTATGATATTACTTGCTAAAGAAATAGATAATGATGATAGACGTCATTTTTCTACTATGAATATAGAGGTTAAAAGAAATGCATATGGAAGACAGCTAGGCAGTTTTTCAGTACTATCAGATTTTAAAGGTATAGGTAATGTAGAAATGGTATATATTAGAGCACCTTATGTAAATAAGGTATTATCTGATGATGTAGAAGTATTATCTATAGTAGAAGATAAGATTACTGCCGTTAGAGAAAAAAATATGCTTGCAGTAGCTTTTCATCCTGAATTAACTAGTGATAGTAAAGTTCATGAGTATTTTATAAATATGATAAAGGAAAATAATGGAAATTAAAATACTAGATCCTATTAAAGATGAGGATATACTATATGATATAGTTATACTTGAAGATAAAATATTTAAAGGTGCTTCAATAGGTAATTACAACATAAAGCCTATGGCTAAATATGGAAAAGTTTATACTATACTTGATGAAAATGAAATAATATCAGTTGCAGAAGTTATGTCATCTTTTGATAAAGAGATGGCATATATTTATGGTTTTTTCACTAATACAAAATATCAAAATCAAGGTATGGGACATAAACTTTTAGAATTTGTTCTAGATAATTTAAAAAGTATAGGAATAAAGAGAGTGCAACTTACTGCAGGAGTTGAAAATATACGTGCTTGTAGATTGTATGAAGATTTTTCTTTTAAAATCAAAGAAAATTTAGAAGATGAATATAAAGATGGGGAGAAAAGATACCTTTATGAAGCATTATTATACTGATAATACTGATTTAAAATCAAATAAAAGAGAAATAGAAATAGAATTTGAAGGTAAAAAATTTAAACTTTTAACAGATGATGGAGTATTTTCTAAAAATAGATTAGATTTTGGAACTGAAGTTATGTTAAAAGAATTTCTTAGGGATAATAAACTAAAAAAATTTAAATTATTAGATATAGGATGTGGTTATGGTCCAGTATCTATAATACTTTCTAGATATTATATGAATTCGTATTTTTATTTATCTGATGTAAATGATAGAGCTTTAGAACTTGCAAAGTTGAATCTTGAAAAATTTAAAGTAGAAAACTATAACACACAGAAATCATATTCATTTGATAATATATCAGAAAATTTTGATGTAATATTATCTAATCCACCTATAAGAGCAGGGAAAGATACTATATTTAATATATATGAAAATGCTTATAATCATTTAAATAAAGGGGGAAAATTTTATTGCGTAATTCAAACAAAACATGGAGCTAAAAGTACTGAAAAAAAATTAAATGAAATATTTGGAAATTGTAAAACTTTAGGTATACATTCTGGTTATAGAGTATATGTTAGTGAGTTGGTTTAATGATAATACTAATACCTACTGCAAAACAGATGAAAAAAAGAAATGAAATATTTGATGTTAATTTATCAGAAAAAACATTAGAAATAGCTAAAAATATTTCAGAACTTGAAATAGAAAATATTTCTAAGATATTTAAATTATCTATTGAAAAATCAGAAATAGAGAAAAAAAGATTTGAAAATATAGGTGAAAAGAATTATAAAGCACTAGAATTATTTGATGGACTTATGTATAGAAATATAAAAAGAGAAAATTTAAGTAAAGAAGAAAAAGAATATTTTTTAAAAAATGTATACATAACTTCTGCACTTTATGGTATAATAAATGTATATGACAGTATATCAGAACATAGATTGGATTTTAATATGCCATTTAAAATTAATAATGAATCTCTTAAAAAAGTTTGGAGAGAAGAATATGATGAGTTTGTTAAAGGTAAGGAAGTATTATCTTTATTATCAGATGAATTTTTAGAAGTTTTTTCAAAAAATATTAGAGATACATTTATAAACATAGAGTTTTATGAATTAAAAGATGGTAAATTAAAATCACATTCTACTATATCAAAAAAAGCTAGAGGAATATTTTTATCAGAGCTTGTTAGATTAAATATACAAGATATAGATAAAATTAAGAATTTAGAATTTGATGGTTTTAAATATTCTGAAATTAACTCTAAAGAAAGAGAATTTGTATTTATTAAAGGAGGAGAGTAACTATGAAAATAGTTATAGCAGGAACAAGTGGAAAAGGAACTATTTATGGAACTATGTTAAAGAAAGCAGGTCATGATGTTTCATTTGTTGATTTATGGCAATCAAATATTGACAAAATTAATAGAAGAGGACTTTTTGTTAATAATTTAGGTAATGAAGAAAAAACATTTATTAAAGCATTTTTACCTATACATTATAAAGAACCAGCAGAACTTTATATCTTATTTACTGATGGTGAACAACTTGATAATATGCTTAAGTTTTCAAATTATGCAATAGGGGAAGAAACAAAAGTATTATGTTTTGTAGAAGGAAATGATAATTTAGAAGTAATTAAAAAATATGTTCCAGAAGGGAATGTAGTATTAGGTAAATCTACTATGTCTGCAGAATTATTAGAGGCAGGAAAAGCAGCTGTAACTAATTATGGTGAAACTGAAATACAAAATGAAGAAATAAAAAAATTATTTGCTGAAGCAGGATTAAATTAAATATATATAAATAAATAGATACTGATGTGTCTATTTATTTTAAAATATTGTTGTAACTATTTAAATTACAACAAAATAGTGATAATATATATCTATAATTTAAAGAAAGATGTATGAAATGGATAAAAAAATATTGTTGATAGTAGGATCTTTAAGAGAGAAATCTTTTAATAGAGAAGTAGCTAGATATGTAGAAAGTAAATTAAATGAAAAAGGATTAAAAGTAAGTTTTTTAGATTATGCTAATATTCCTTTTTTGAATCAAGATATAGAATTTCCAACACCAGAGGAAATAAAAGAAGTTAGAGAAGAAGTAAATGCAGCAAATGCTTTATGGGTATTCTCACCAGAATATAACGGTAGTGTACCAGGTGTATTAAAAAACTTATTAGATTGGATTTCAAGACCTTTAGATCCAGCAAGTTTTGGTGCACCAAGTATTTTACTTGATAAACTGGTAACAGTAAGTTCTATAGCAGGAGGATCAAAAGGATCATTTGTTATACCAGAATTAAAAGGATTATTAGGTAGAATGAAATTAAAAGTGTTGGATGAATTTACAGGATTACAAGTTCCAGGTGAAGCATGGCAAACTGGAGTACTTGTATTAAGTGATGAACAAAAAGCAGAACTTGATAAACAAGTTGAAGCATTTGTAAGTAAGTTATAATTAAAATATTAACATTAAATCTGAATAAAGGAAAAGTAGAAGATTAGAAGTTCTAAAATTCTACTTTTTTATTATAAAAAATACAGTAAATATTTACTCTATTGACAATATCAAATATATGAGGTTATACTATCAGTATATTTAAAAGGAGGAGGTCTTTATGTTTGATTTGAAACAGTATAGAAAACCAGGTAAGATAGAGGCAGCTATATTAATTTTTGTAGTTTTATTAATTTTGGGATACCCTATGATAATGATTCCTAATATGGTTCCTCATATACCTGTTTTATTAGCTATTATTTTCTTACTAATCTATGGAATGATTTTTAAAATTAAGTTTTCATATATGCAACAAAGTATGATAGAGTCAGTTAGTACGAGTATGGGGGCAGTTTTACTATTTTTCTTTATTGGCATGTTGGTATCTATTTTAATACTTTCAGGTGCAATACCAACTTTAATATATTATGGTTTAGATATTATGTCATCACGTGCTTTTTATTTATCTAGCTTTTTAATATCAGCTATAGTAGGAATTTCTATAGGGAGTAGTTTGACAACAGTTGCAACATTAGGAGTTGCTTTGATAGGAATTTCTAATGTTTTTGGGTTAAATCCAGCTATAAGTGCAGGGGCTATAGTTTCTGGAGCTTTTTTTGGAGATAAAATGTCACCTTTATCGGATACAACTAGTATTTCAGCTAGTATAGTAGGGGTTGATTTGTTTGAACATATTAAAAATATGATGTATACAACTGTGCCAGCTTTTGCTATATCTACAATATTTTTTTATTTATTATCACCTAATGATAAAATAGGGGATATATCAATCATACTAAAATTTAAAACAGATATTTCAAATAGTGGATTAATAAATCCTTTTTCTATTATAACTTTTATTCTTTTAATAATTTTATCAATATTAAAAGTACCAGCTATACCAACTATTATATATACTAGTATATTAGGGATTTTAGTATCATTTTTTAATTCAAGTTATAGTTTTGAAGAGATTTCTAAATTCCTGTTTTATGGATATTCAAAAGATGGTTTATCGGAAAATATTACATCACTTTTAAGTAGAGGTGGTATAAGCTC from the Pseudostreptobacillus hongkongensis genome contains:
- a CDS encoding ketopantoate reductase family protein is translated as MKIVIAGTSGKGTIYGTMLKKAGHDVSFVDLWQSNIDKINRRGLFVNNLGNEEKTFIKAFLPIHYKEPAELYILFTDGEQLDNMLKFSNYAIGEETKVLCFVEGNDNLEVIKKYVPEGNVVLGKSTMSAELLEAGKAAVTNYGETEIQNEEIKKLFAEAGLN
- the nhaC gene encoding Na+/H+ antiporter NhaC, translated to MFDLKQYRKPGKIEAAILIFVVLLILGYPMIMIPNMVPHIPVLLAIIFLLIYGMIFKIKFSYMQQSMIESVSTSMGAVLLFFFIGMLVSILILSGAIPTLIYYGLDIMSSRAFYLSSFLISAIVGISIGSSLTTVATLGVALIGISNVFGLNPAISAGAIVSGAFFGDKMSPLSDTTSISASIVGVDLFEHIKNMMYTTVPAFAISTIFFYLLSPNDKIGDISIILKFKTDISNSGLINPFSIITFILLIILSILKVPAIPTIIYTSILGILVSFFNSSYSFEEISKFLFYGYSKDGLSENITSLLSRGGISSMFFTMSIVILALSLGGLLFGLGIIPSLLDSISHLLTTPLRATFCVVITSLGINYIVGEQYLSILLSGKTFKPIYDRLGLHPKNLSRTLEDSGTVINPLVPWGVCGVFITSVLGVNTIEYIPYAIFCYSSLVLTLLFGFTGITLSKK
- a CDS encoding NADPH-dependent FMN reductase — its product is MDKKILLIVGSLREKSFNREVARYVESKLNEKGLKVSFLDYANIPFLNQDIEFPTPEEIKEVREEVNAANALWVFSPEYNGSVPGVLKNLLDWISRPLDPASFGAPSILLDKLVTVSSIAGGSKGSFVIPELKGLLGRMKLKVLDEFTGLQVPGEAWQTGVLVLSDEQKAELDKQVEAFVSKL
- the yaaA gene encoding peroxide stress protein YaaA — its product is MIILIPTAKQMKKRNEIFDVNLSEKTLEIAKNISELEIENISKIFKLSIEKSEIEKKRFENIGEKNYKALELFDGLMYRNIKRENLSKEEKEYFLKNVYITSALYGIINVYDSISEHRLDFNMPFKINNESLKKVWREEYDEFVKGKEVLSLLSDEFLEVFSKNIRDTFINIEFYELKDGKLKSHSTISKKARGIFLSELVRLNIQDIDKIKNLEFDGFKYSEINSKEREFVFIKGGE
- a CDS encoding class I SAM-dependent methyltransferase; translated protein: MKHYYTDNTDLKSNKREIEIEFEGKKFKLLTDDGVFSKNRLDFGTEVMLKEFLRDNKLKKFKLLDIGCGYGPVSIILSRYYMNSYFYLSDVNDRALELAKLNLEKFKVENYNTQKSYSFDNISENFDVILSNPPIRAGKDTIFNIYENAYNHLNKGGKFYCVIQTKHGAKSTEKKLNEIFGNCKTLGIHSGYRVYVSELV
- a CDS encoding GNAT family N-acetyltransferase, which translates into the protein MEIKILDPIKDEDILYDIVILEDKIFKGASIGNYNIKPMAKYGKVYTILDENEIISVAEVMSSFDKEMAYIYGFFTNTKYQNQGMGHKLLEFVLDNLKSIGIKRVQLTAGVENIRACRLYEDFSFKIKENLEDEYKDGEKRYLYEALLY
- the pdxS gene encoding pyridoxal 5'-phosphate synthase lyase subunit PdxS; translation: MEKRYELNKNLAQMLKGGVIMDVSTPEQAIIAERAGAAAVMALERIPADIRAVGGVARMSDPKMIQSIQEVVSIPVMAKARIGHFVEAQILEAIEIDYIDESEVLSPADDKLHINKRKFNVPFVCGAKDLGEALRRINEGAAMIRTKGEPGTGDIVQAVRHMRKMQEDIRRITSMTEDELYNVAKELQVPYDLVLYVHENGKLPVVNFAAGGVATPADAALMMQLGAEGVFVGSGIFKSGDPEKRARAIVQAVTNYNDPKVLAEVSKDLGEAMVGINESEIKILMAERGK
- the pdxT gene encoding pyridoxal 5'-phosphate synthase glutaminase subunit PdxT, yielding MKIGILALQGAFIEHKYMLDKLGVESFEIRQKKDLENNMDGLILPGGESSVMGKLLRDLDLFDILKNKIENGLPVFGTCAGMILLAKEIDNDDRRHFSTMNIEVKRNAYGRQLGSFSVLSDFKGIGNVEMVYIRAPYVNKVLSDDVEVLSIVEDKITAVREKNMLAVAFHPELTSDSKVHEYFINMIKENNGN